From a single Streptomyces sp. NBC_01264 genomic region:
- a CDS encoding TetR family transcriptional regulator: MTDQKAPKSEQTRTLILETALRLFQERGFDKTTMRGIAKEAGVSVGNAYYYFESKEHLVQGFYDRIGAAHLAAVRPILDNETDLQKRLAGVLTSWLDIAAPYHEFASQFFKNAADPESPLSPFSPESEAARKTAIDMHREVLAGAKTKVPDELADVLPELMWLSQMGLVLYWVFDRSPDSEKTRKLAQRGAQLTTRGIILARFRVLRPLVREVHELFTDFLPGMAQSAVSRPGRKRASDPDAGPEEGPEVGP, translated from the coding sequence GTGACTGATCAGAAGGCTCCCAAGAGCGAGCAGACCCGCACGCTCATCCTCGAGACCGCGCTCCGCCTCTTCCAGGAGCGCGGGTTCGACAAGACGACGATGCGCGGTATCGCCAAGGAGGCCGGAGTATCGGTCGGCAACGCCTACTACTACTTCGAGTCCAAGGAACACCTGGTCCAGGGCTTCTACGACCGGATCGGCGCCGCCCACCTGGCGGCGGTCCGGCCGATCCTGGACAACGAGACCGATCTGCAGAAGCGGCTCGCGGGCGTCCTGACCAGCTGGCTGGACATCGCGGCGCCGTACCACGAGTTCGCCTCGCAGTTCTTCAAGAACGCCGCGGACCCCGAGAGCCCGCTCAGCCCGTTCTCCCCGGAGTCGGAGGCGGCCCGCAAGACCGCGATCGACATGCACCGCGAGGTACTGGCGGGAGCAAAGACGAAGGTCCCCGACGAGCTGGCCGACGTACTGCCTGAGCTGATGTGGCTCTCGCAGATGGGCCTGGTCCTCTACTGGGTCTTCGATCGCTCCCCGGACAGCGAGAAGACGCGCAAGCTCGCGCAGCGCGGCGCGCAGCTCACGACCCGGGGCATCATCCTGGCCCGGTTCCGGGTGCTGCGGCCGCTGGTGCGCGAAGTGCACGAGCTGTTCACGGACTTCCTGCCGGGCATGGCCCAGTCGGCCGTGTCCCGTCCGGGCCGCAAGCGGGCCTCCGACCCCGACGCGGGGCCGGAGGAGGGTCCGGAGGTGGGTCCGTAG